A region from the Lycium barbarum isolate Lr01 chromosome 8, ASM1917538v2, whole genome shotgun sequence genome encodes:
- the LOC132608252 gene encoding uncharacterized protein LOC132608252: MTATIVSGAEHNRIMWRMRLHSALRTVLAYSIIGCSTLYGPSWLKKLAAFPAFSYVIATLVTSDSTLGDTLSGCWHAILATVQTTPLSMLGIWIEAKANGSDRLSPMASALALAVCSLLMALIECTHIRCKKIAFGQLVLVFADGVICGVHTSAVVHPLRVAYSTVLGIVASLLALSLPYPRLAYFEVRKLHQLYAENSKERVEVYSRAITSQDNVIAVELLSKAKLLAQTGAKLLQTIKLLKGGLMWETPWIRFFKSCSEVPGDNEIQNMEITIRGMEIALTSCPSFSTGLVNEELKHALQHTSEQISLKSEQSTHQETKGSDFANEALFLHNATKSPTKTSLPEFFFLSCAKMLITNSPLSHNHDSKRVCHNIWMKIIPRKVTLVFAFKCSVSLGLAMWLGLLFDKENGFWAGLTVASCLAQGEVATFTLANSSAQGISFGSIYGVLGCSVFKSIDNLRFLALLPWIIFSSFLKHSRMYGQAGGISALLGAVMILGRQNYGPTNDFAIIRLTETFIGLSCFIVVQFLLSPKRAANLARNQLYCTLDILKECMNQIVQKDQQKLKGLMGKQRKLKSHILDLQRLCHNAKIEPDFWFLPFNATCYKKLQGSLSKMATLFYFMVYSINSMSHDCKEVQECINDELEHLKETAILGLSTFLDKPSLIKLFPDDDQEDKILNDLEEGKSTYPKLSNLVKQSDQKAERGSSFFLERSKEVIDGMLSSQGKEELKGKSIISLYALGFCITSMLKEIKDVKVAMKELTQWESS; this comes from the exons ATGACAGCAACCATCGTGTCTGGGGCGGAGCACAACCGCATTATGTGGCGGATGAGGCTACATTCAGCACTTAGGACTGTGTTAGCATACAGTATAATTGGCTGTTCCACTCTTTATGGACCATCTTGGTTAAAAAAACTAGCAGCATTTCCAGCATTTTCATACGTAATAGCCACTCTCGTCACTAGCGACTCGACACTAGGTGACACATTGAGTGGCTGTTGGCATGCAATTCTCGCCACGGTTCAAACCACACCGCTTTCCATGCTTGGCATATGGATAGAAGCCAAAGCCAATGGGTCCGATAGGTTGTCGCCCATGGCGTCTGCCCTGGCATTGGCGGTATGTTCGTTGTTGATGGCTCTAATAGAATGTACACATATTAGGTGCAAGAAGATTGCTTTTGGGCAGTTAGTGCTTGTGTTTGCTGATGGTGTTATTTGTGGAGTGCATACGAGTGCTGTTGTTCATCCTCTTCGTGTTGCATATAGCACAGTCCTTGGAATTGTTGCTTCTCTTCTTGCTTTATCGCTTCCTTATCCGAGACTAGCTTACTTTGAG GTCAGGAAGCTACACCAATTATATGCTGAAAACTCAAAAGAGAGAGTGGAAGTATATTCAAGGGCAATCACTTCCCAAGACAATGTCATTGCAGTTGAACTATTGTCCAAAGCCAAGCTCCTTGCTCAAACAGGAGCCAAGCTTCTCCAAACCATCAAACTTTTGAAG GGAGGTCTAATGTGGGAAACGCCTTGGATCAGATTCTTCAAATCTTGTTCAGAAGTTCCAGGAGACAATGAAATCCAAAACATGGAAATAACCATAAGAGGAATGGAAATCGCCCTAACTTCATGTCCTTCATTTTCCACTGGCCTGGTGAACGAAGAGTTAAAGCACGCATTACAACATACATCTGAGCAAATTAGTCTTAAATCAGAGCAGTCCACTCATCAAGAAACAAAAGGATCAGACTTTGCCAATGAAGCCCTTTTTCTTCATAATGCCACCAAATCTCCAACAAAAACAAGCCTGCCTGAATTTTTCTTCTTATCTTGTGCAAAAATGCTGATCACTAATTCACCCCTATCACATAACCATGATTCAAAAAGAGTCTGCCATAACATCTGGATGAAAATTATACCAAGAAAAGTAACATTGGTGTTTGCATTTAAGTGTTCTGTTTCTTTAGGCCTAGCTATGTGGCTAGGTCTGTTATTTGACAAAGAAAATGGTTTTTGGGCAGGGTTAACAGTAGCCAGTTGCTTAGCACAAGGCGAAGTAGCAACATTTACTCTTGCTAATTCATCGGCACAAGGAATTTCATTTGGATCAATCTATGGAGTCTTAGGGTGTTCTGTTTTCAAAAGTATCGATAACTTAAGATTCTTAGCCCTTCTCCCTTGGATTATTTTCAGCAGTTTCTTAAAACATAGCCGGATGTATGGCCAAGCAGGAGGTATATCAGCACTATTGGGCGCGGTTATGATCTTAGGACGACAAAATTATGGCCCTACTAATGATTTTGCCATCATAAGACTAACAGAAACTTTTATTGGATTGTCTTGTTTCATTGTGGTACAGTTTTTATTGAGCCCGAAACGAGCAGCCAATCTTGCTAGGAATCAATTGTATTGCACACTGGACATTCTCAAAGAGTGCATGAACCAAATAGTGCAAAAAGACCAGCAAAAATTGAAGGGATTAATGGGAAAACAGAGGAAATTAAAATCCCATATTTTGGACTTGCAAAGACTTTGTCACAATGCAAAAATAGAGCCTGATTTTTGGTTTCTTCCTTTTAATGCAACATGCTACAAGAAGCTACAAGGTTCTCTTTCAAAAATGGCCACTTTATTTTACTTCATGGTCTACAGTATCAACAGCATGTCACATGATTGCAAAGAGGTCCAAGAATGTATAAATGATGAATTGGAGCATTTGAAGGAAACTGCAATTTTGGGGTTAAGTACATTTCTTGATAAGCCTAGTTTGATTAAGTTGTTCCCAGATGATGATCAAGAGGATAAAATACTTAATGATCTTGAAGAGGGGAAATCAACATACCCAAAGTTAAGTAATTTGGTTAAACAAAGTGATCAAAAAGCAGAAAGAGGATCAAGTTTTTTCCTTGAGAGATCAAAAGAGGtgattgatggaatgttgagtaGCCAAGGAAAGGAGGAGCTAAAAGGAAAGTCAATTATTTCATTATATGCTCTTGGATTTTGTATAACCAGCATGTTGAAGGAGATCAAAGATGTTAAAGTGGCTATGAAGGAATTGACACAATGGGAAAGTTCTTGA